From Neomonachus schauinslandi chromosome 4, ASM220157v2, whole genome shotgun sequence:
TGCCCACTGTCTGTACAGAGACTCTCAAAGACACAATTAAGGAAATCAAATTAAGAGTTCCCTTCTTTTGCTGCCAGAAGAAGTAGCATTGGCATTTTCCCAACTGCTAATGCTTTTTAACTGGCTTTATACATTCCAAGAGACAGGGATCAGGGCCAGTCCAATATATCAGCAAAGTAGGCGAGTGTCTACATGCTGGGATCCAAGAGAGAAGCCGGGGAGGAGGGCACTGAGAGACCCGCCTACTTTAAAAGACCTTTCCCCATGCCAGTCACTCTGTAATTCTCCCTCAAACACTGTCGAAGTAATTGATGGGCAAACAAGTCCCAATACCACCTCATTCGTGCGTAACACTTTAATAATCCTGCAGAGATTTGAATATTCTTTAggattaaaaatcacttttactTACCACATTTTGTCATCTTAAAAACCCTGTGAGGTTGGTatcacttttcttattttatatgtgAGGATTTTAAAGCTCACTAGTAATTAGCAAAGGCAGGACTAGTACCTAAGCCTTTAATACCAAGGCGTAAGATATTTACACTTACCAACACAATTACTCTTACACAATTCCTTCACCTGCCAGAAGCCTGAGCCTAAGACAAGTTTTCATAGGTGTCCTGAGAAGAGCCAAGTCTGGTTTGAATCGACCAATTCAGCCTTAGTCTGGGAACCCCAGTGCTCGAATGCTAATAAAGGCATATGCCCCGGGGCCTCCCTCTCTTTCCGTCTGCACCTGCCTTGAGCTCCCCATGCACCCCCTCGAGGCCTCTGTGCTATGTACTTGGTCCAGGACTTGTGCAAAACTCCGCTTCAATTTCTCTTGTGGTCTCTTTTTGATCTGTGGCTCCCTACCCAGCACCCTGTACtccacttaacaaatgttaacttAGCAAGTggtaacaaggggcacctgggtggctcagtcgttaagcgtctgccttcagctcaggtcatgatcccagggtcctgggattgagccctgcattgggctccctgctcagcgggaagcctgcttctccctcccccactccccctgcttgtgttccctctcttgctgtctctgtgaaataaataaaatctttaaaaaaaaaaaaaaagaaagtggtaacAATTAGCACCAGCATCCTTATCGGCACTAATCTGGGCTGTGACTCAGAGAATTCAGTTCGTAGTGACAGCTCAAATGGGCCCCTCTTGGGGTGCTCAGGGAAGGTACCCCCGGGCTGACTACCTAGCCCGCTCCGCTCGCTTGCGTTGCATATTCATGGCGCTGCAGGTCTCGTCCAGAAGACATCTGTATGGCCTGGTTTCGCTTATTTTTTCCCACCTCGGCTCAGAACTACTTTTGCCCAATCATCCCTCAGATAACCCAAGAGCCTCACGCTGCTTTTTCCAAGTCGTGAAACACATCCTGGCAGGCCACCAGCTCCCTCTTATAATCAAATGGATGAATCACAAGGAGATTTcctctggatttttttaataGGACTTAATAGGCTGTAATTCCCTCATCAGATTTTTATTCTCAAACACCTGCCCTCTGTACTACGAGCACTCCCTGCCTTCAGACGAGGCtggtgtaaatgtgtgtgtgtgaacccaCCCACATGCATCTGTAGGTCTGGTCGTATATGCATCCctgtctgtgtgtgcatatggGTATAAAATTGCTAATGCCTTTCCAGAAAGCGCCTTCCAAAACTTTCAAATTCCCCACAAGGCAGCCGATTTCTCCAAGTCAAACAGCTGCCCTCGGGCCTCTGGGTGATACCAGTAAGACACGGGGCACTTCTCAGTGCCCCCACATTTCCATGTTTCTAAATGCTGACAGTAAGGGGTTAGCTTCTCTACTTCGATTCAAGTAGTTAAAAACAGCACAGCCGAAGGCACggacacattatttttaaaatattttatttatttatttgtcagagagagcacaagttggggggggggggtggcaggcagagggagaagcagactccccgctgagcagggagtcctacgcgggactcgatccggggaccctgagatcatgacttgagtcgaaggcagacacttaacagactgagccacccaggtgccctggcacaTTTTTATCCGACTTCTTTGACCACAATCCCAGCAAACTTAAATGACAACTCGTCCTGAGTTTCAGAAAGGACATGCACCTCTTGAATACTCCATTCCTTTGGTGGACGCTGCGATAGTAAGACCGCCCAGCCCCATTTTGGGCATATACTGAAAAGTGGAGCAAGATGAGTCTAGTTGATGTTTGAAGTTCCTCTAATGGCAGTACTCTACTTCTCCTTTAACTGTGAGACCTCTCTTTCCCACCTGTACCCCCGAacatgcacgcgcgcacacacacactcaacgcATGCACTCGCGTGCGCACGTGCAAGCCTCCACGTGCACACCCACGCAGAGCCACCTGTGCGCCCTGCCGGCCTTCGCCAAAAGCCTCCAGCCCTTGTTTGCATACATTTGTGCCTAGCCGTATTATAAGAAAAGCAGGTGTGCCGTGTTCCCTTCCCCGTTTCCCAGGAAGTTAGGCCGCACAAGGACCGATGGTTTAGGGTCTCTTGCCCCGGGACTGTTTTCCAGACAGTCGCAGTCAGAAGCCGAGCCCTGACTCCAGGGCGATCTTACTCCTGCGTTTGCCCCCCTCAGCGGCCGTCCCCCCGCTGTCCGAGGCATCCGCACCGCTGTCTGCTGTGGCCGGCGTCGGGCCTCAGTGCTCTGCGAGCCCTCCCCGTACAAAACCTGAACGCTGCCAGACGCTTGCGCCCCGGAAGCCCATCCTGGACTTTCTGGGGGGCTGCTGCCTCCGATGAACAGCGCCCTCGCTCTGCCTGCAGCGCATTCCCGCCTGCACCAGGCTCCGTGCCCCGGTGGCTTCCTCACCGAGCTCCTCACAGGGCCATCTCATGCCTTCTGGTTCCTGCCAGTCAGCTCCCCTGGGCCATGTGCTGAAGCGGCGCCACTTGGCCCGTCACATCCTTGTTTGGAAACATTCGAGCGCCGGCATCGTCTTCTGAACCAAGTCGAACCTCTCAGTCTGGAAATCGACATATTCTGCAACTGCTCCCCATCTTCCCTTGCAGATTGCTCACTTCCCACCTCCTGGACAGATGATACATTAAGCCCTTTccaattaatcctcacaataatcctttGAGATGGGTATTATCCttgtttttcagatgaagaaattgagacttaCAGCTGCTAAGTAAGTTGCCCTAAATAACCCAAAGTATttcgtttcctagggctgctgagtttaccataaacttggtggcttaaaaaacaacagaaatgtattctcttgcagttctggaggctaaacaTCTAAAATCATGATGTGGGCAGGGCCATACTCACTTGGAAGACattaggggagaatccttccttcccttcccagctcCTGGTGGTCCCGGGCATTCCTTGGTACTTATATTGGCTTACAGCTGTATCACTCCTGTCTCTGCCCCATCTTCACGCCGGcctcttccctgtgtgtctcttcTGTGtccaagtctctctctctctcctttgtgcATTCATTGGATTGAGGGCCTACCCTAACTCCAGAAAGatttcatcttgagatccttaactaatTGCATTTTACCtgtggaaatctttttttttttttttaagattttttatttgacggagagagagcacaagtaggcagaggggcaggcagagggagagggagaagcagactccccgcagagcggggagcccgatgcggggctcgatcccaggaccctgagatcatgacctgagctgaaggcagacgcttaactgactgagccacccaggtgcccctacctgtgGAAATCTTGAATAGCCTTCAAGATCAAGCTCAATggcacttcctccaggaagacaTTCATGATTACACCGGCCAAGGAAGGAATTCTTTCTCCCACCCAAGCTCCAACTGCCTTACTTCACGTCTCTGCTGCTCCTGCTTATCTTCTACATCCTATTCTGGGTTTTTGTGCAGTTGTCCTTGTTCACCACTGTGCCCACTTCCCACTAATGTATCACAACCTCCTTCTCGTACCATGTATTCTCCACAGCTCCTTGCACGGCAAGAGCTCCACAGATTTAGCCAAGTGAACTCATAATCATCTGCCTCTCCCTGTACTGAATAGTTCACGTATTAGTGAGCAACAATGTAGGATGCTTAAAAACCAACTCTTCCCCAATGTTCCCACTTccccaaaatggaaattttttaaatagcccaatttactttcccacatCAAATCcaatcattttattaataatgttttccttcatttgaaTCTTATCTAATGACAGCAAATCCAGACCCTTCCTGGTATAACCCTCCCATggttttttcagtttcttcccaCCGCCAAAGCCACCTTCTCTAGCTTCTTGGGACAGGCAAATATACAATTTTGGGGGGCTCTGAGGACCTGGATAATGTCTTTGTCATTATATTCCCAGCACCCAGCGGTGCCCGGGTGCCCCATCCTGTTGAAGGATGCACGAGGGAATGAAGGCATAAACGCCTCGTTAGAAGTCCTCGCGGGATGATAACCTTTGCAGGTCTCCACcatcctcaccacaaccctgtGAAGCAGGTGTCATTGTTATTCCCACGtcacagatgggaaactgaggctgagaggaTAAAGAAGTTCCTCCTGGTCACACATCTAAGTGATGAAACCAGAGTGAAAccaagtctgtctgactccagagctgtAGCTCTTCCCCAGAAAGCCTCTAAGACTGGAATGCACCCTGTATTGTCCTGCCCTGGTTCAAGCTGAAGGAGGCCCCGTGGGACAATCCTCAACAGGCCCTTCAGCTTGAGAGTGTTGGCAGCTGTTGGCCCTTTGGCTGGGAAGGTTAGAAGTGACTAGGATGGTTGAATCTAGGAGAATAGAGAATAGCCTAAAGAATGTATgtttagggtgtgtgtgtgtgtgtgtggtgttatGTATGTGGGATGCGGGGTGAGTGGTGTGGGATATATGTGCTGTGATTGCTGTATGTACGTGTTTATGCGTGTGCTCTGGGGAGGGGTGTGTGCGGCGTGGGGGATGTGGGTGGGGTATGGGATGTGTGGCATGTGTGtatggtgtgcatgtgtgtggtgcgTAGTGTGTGTGGGGGTGCAGTATTGTGTGGAGTGTGTGCTatgtatgtgggggggggtgaTGTGTGGAGGTGGTACCATGTGGTGTGTGTTGGTGGCACCTGGGGATGAAAAGAGCTGTGTCTATAGGAAACAGTTTGGGATCCTGAAAGATGCAAAGGACTCCGAGTCACATCTGGACTCTACTCCAAGCCCAGACACAACATCTGAACTGGGACAAGCCATCTATCCCCCTGAACTTGCTTGCTGTAAAATGGCCTGTCAACTTCATGGGCCATTTGGAAACTCTATTCACGAAGAAACAGATAAAGGCCCAATATACACGAGGGACTGCATTGAAGAGTATAGCGGTAAAAGGGAGAAATAGCCATCCCTGATTTTAAGGAGTTTCCGTTCCATCTGGGGAAAGGCAAACTTATAAAACTGATTTATGCAGAATGGAAGGTGTATGACGATGAAAACAGACATCTCTTGAGCTCTTCATGTTTAGCAGATTAAAAGATGTTCATCTCACAATCTTACAGGTAGGTATTAGTAacaaccccattttgcagaggagaaaactgatgGTCACAAAGGTTTCGTCTTTGCTCCAAAGACACACTGATGTTAAATGGCAGTGACATTGCCTGAATGTTCACTCTTATCCTCTCCCTGGACTGTTTCCTCGAGCACTGCGAAGAGGCCAAGTGCACAGAGATGGGCACCTCATGCTCAATGTGGATTTGGAAAAAGGAGAGCGGGCCAGCAGAACTGAGTTCTAAGGCTGTGGCTTTAGGCGATATTCAGAAACATAGGGAGGGGAGGTGCCAGAAGGTACACGCAGGGGCCACTGATGTGAAAGGGGGACACCGGGTCATCCCACTCCAGCAAGGGGTCACACACAGCCACGGGAAGGTCAAACTGTATTAATGCCATCAAGGAGAATTTGGTTACAGTCATGCCTGGTAGATTGCAGGCtgaaaaccacctttttttttttttttcttctttgccccCTAATCTAATTTCCTCTAATGCTTTAGTCAAGCGTAGGGCCATGAGCCTTTGGGGAGCAAAGGTCCATCTGTTCAGTCAGGAATTTGCCAAAGTAAAAGATCAATCTGGCTTTTATTGTACTTAGCATTTAGAGGACCCCAAATACTTCCCAACTGTATTAGCCAAAAATAATTATTGTGAGTCATGGTTCCGAAGGAGAGATGTCAGGGATAGTCTTTGAAACAAATAACAATGGGGCTACCAccaatgaaaagaagaaataaaataacaggtATGTTTCTGTAGAGTGTGCTTGctctaaaaacaaatagaaagaatCATAATCGTCttatttggggaggaaaaaacatttaagaatgccttttttttcccaaagattttatttcttttattgtaagATATATAGGTAAAAACTTGCATATTctgaaaaagatagaaaatggtAATAAAATGGACACTTTTCCTATTAAGAAATATGTTCATAAATATGCTTTATCAAATGTTAAAATGGttattattttgcaaaataacaataaatagaGCAGAGCTGTGGCATATAAGGGTCAACCCAAAGTACTGAAGTatttatgttttgtgttttataaaaattcagacctctgattatatttcaaaatttggcATTTTGCACTCCAGGTTATcaataattcagatttttaaaatatattcatgatgGCCCCAAGaccttaaaaacaatgaaaacacaaaaggTGGTTTGACTAAGtagaatttaagtaattttcccctcaacaaaaaatttaagacacaaaagccaagatatgatTTTTGATCCCTTAAGTGGCACCCCTATCAGTTCCCAATTCTACAAATTTCTGGATCCCCAACTATGGGCATGGAACAAAAATTGTTCGCTAAGCTTTAGTTTCCAGGAAGGTCCATCATTTCTTTTCACAGCTTGATGGAGCAATAATAGTCATGATTATGATGAGCCCGGTTCTACAATCCTAGCTCCATGAATATAAggtacagagaaagaaattctcCCTCCTTTGGATAAATCCTTTGACAGCTTTCCTGTATTTGTCTATGGCCCACTGGCCTCAAATTCATGTATCGGAACACTGGGTgacattttaataacaaaaagttCTTGTTCTGAGCATTCTTTTGTAGGCTTCAATTCTCTACTATCCAGAGGAGAGAGCAAACACATGTGAACCCCAAACACATCCTTTGATGAGTCTTGGGTGTTCAAGTAGCAAGGTCAGGCTTTTCTTGtaaataaatactgattttaCAAAGATCTTTCGTTTCCCATGCATGATGCTGCCCTTGAGGCTAACAAGCTAATTCCCAGCTACAATGGGGGAAACCTTATCTAATAATACTTAAGGATCCAATCTAATATAGATTATCAGTCCCAATGGTGTTCAACGATGTCCATAGGGGGACATCTGGGGTGACTGGGGGCCTAGAGCACAGAGAGGTCATGGCAGGATTTGGACTTGAGCTTGAAGGCCATATTCTTGTTGTTTTTGGCCACGATCTTGCCCCAGAAGCGCCGGGCTTTCCTGGGGAtgctctccctccttttctggTAGGCCAGACGCCGCTCGTTCTTTTCCTTGCTGTCCCGCCGGAGGCGGACCTGCCGCACAATGCCCTCAAACAGCTCCTTCACGTTGTGCTGGACGGCCGCCGACGTCTCGATGAACTTGCAGTCAAACACCACAGCACACGCTCTCCCttctggggaggaaaggaggggagaagaaagTCAGAGGGGCTCCATGGCCCAGGCCAAGCTAGCGGGCTCCGTACTCGGAGCTGTCGCCAGGCAACTCTAGGTCAGGCGGCCACGTGGTGGTGACAGTGTCCTCCCAGCACACAGGGAGGCGGTCACAGGAAGCTTCCCGCAAGCAGGAGAGGTGGGCTCTAGAGCTGGTCCACCACAGATGCACTGTGTGGAGGTCCAACTGCATCAGCCACGGTAACACCAACTCAGTAAAAACCGCAGCCTTCACTTACTGCACTTACCATGTTACTGGAAAAACACATTCTCCCTCccagacagatgaagaaactgaggtcggGGGTGATCTTTAAAAACATGAGGGAGTTCACACAGCCTGTAAGCGGCAGAAGTGAATCCAGGCCTGCTTCATCCTCACGCTCGGATTCTTAACGCTTTCTGCTGACTCGGTTTCCCCGAATTGAAAAACAATCCTACTCTTTGactttcctctcttaaaaaatgaTGTTAAAGCTCTGATGaggttattttgaaaaaatgttgATGATTTCACAAATGTACAATACAGTCTCCAGCAAACTGTATAAACAAGCTTTTCTGGAGTGGCCTCCGTGTCAAAAGTTCCGTTGTGTTCACTGACCACGTATCCAAGTTTGgcttagaaaaaaatgatcagtGTAGACAGTCGTCTCCTAAGAGTAAGACATTCCCAAGCTAGTTGTAGACATTAAGTCTTCATCAGGTTTCTTTCCTCCCGAGTGGGGCCTGGCAATGCagggttttaatttttaccattgTACCAGGAACCAAATCTGTATATGGACAATAAAATCTCAAGGGCCCCCCGTCCCCAGCAAATAGGCGATATCCCTGAACTAAACATGAAGATGTCTAGGTGACACCATCAGATTGATGCCTTCACGGAAACTTAGGAAGCAAAAGGCAAGGGGCGGGACGGTGTTCCTAGGGTCTCCAGGAACCAGAGGCAGCCAGAGTGGAATGCTTATTCTCACTGAAACTCCCACAGTGCCCCACATCAGAGTTCCCATCCTTCTTACATAAAGACACTACTTATATTTCCCTGAACTCCTAAGAGCtccccagagaagagaaaaggacaagGAGAAAAGGTTGGGGAGTGCCAGTAAATCCAACCCCCCCAGCATAATCTTTTCCCACAAGCAATTCCAGGCTGGGGAAAATGGGAATCCAGCAAGTAGCCCAGATGGACAAGGGGGCGGCCATCAGCACAGGGATCATCTGCTGGGAACGCTGGCATCTTCTACACAATACTCCACAGAGCATTTTAATAATGAGTCCCTGGTGCCagcttcacaaaagaagaagaaaagagggaagcaggagactGGTGAAGGAAAGGGAGGTGAAGGAAAAGGAGGTGACCCCGAGAGGGTGTCCGTGGTGGGGCACCACCCCTCTCACCTGATACAGACACTTCCCGGCACCGCACCAGGTCACTTTTGTTGCCCACCAAAATGATAGGAATGTCCTCGGTCTGCCGGGCCCTGCGGAGCTGGATCCGCAGCTCAGATGCCTTCTCGAAGCTGGCATGGTCTGTGATGGAGTAGACAATCAGGTAGGCATCCCCGACTTGCATGCAGTGGTCCTGGAGCCATTCATTCTCCCCCTGAAAAAACGAGAAGAAACTCCTTGAGCTCGGGTGTGCCTGGGAAATGAAGCGTCCTTCGCAAAGAAGCGATCTGTGTATCCTAAGGTTTTTACTATCCAGTTCCTCCTACAGCTTGAGTTGATAAATTATACAACGACTTTGCCAAACCACATTTCCAATTTCTAGCTAATCTACCAAAAATGAGCCCTCTCTGACTTCCAACAACTCCCTTTTGCCTTTTCCCAACTGATGAAATTTCAAATCCTTCTGTGAGAAGAGGGTTCCCAACCAAGAGAAGGTCTAGCATAGAGGCTCAGAAGccccaaatctttaaaaagcaaacgTTGAAGACAAGTATTAAGAATGTCAACTTCATATAATCTGGTTTTATATAGCTTTAAATGATCATCCATCCTTCTTGGCACTTTCCCTAAAGCAGATAGacgtttttgtcttttttttaatagaattaagAGCAAATCACTGCAACTTGCTTATTATTCAGAGCTCATTTGTGAATGGCCTCTTCTTGAGAACAGTCTcctacttcagaaaaaaaaaaaaagctaatcaaGAAAATGAGCCCACCTCACCTAGAACACTAAAAAGGACAAGGTCACCCTTGCACCAAACAGCCTGTTGGAAGGCAAGCCCTGAAGGAATTTACGGAGAGCTACAGGCTCTGCATACCTTATTTTCCCACATGTCCAGGAGTATAATTGTTGCACTCTCCCCATCAACAATCAGTGTTCGCTCGTACGTATcttctggaaaagaaagaacagtaatACTGGAGTCAGGAAAATAGGCAACACTTTTACCTGAGTGTCATGTAGGAAATTATGTTACAAAGTAAGCCTACGAAATATGCAATTAATTATGCAAATATGCAGATACTCACAAAGGCAAATTACTATTTCTTAATCACCTTCCACAACGTTCTACGTATGTTCCTCCAGTACTTCCTGAGCAGAACACCTATGTCTTCTGAATGTGTCTCACTGAGCCACTTGAAATGAAGACTTTCGTTTTCATCATTCCTAGACCTTTGCTCTAGGGAAACCATCTATAAGGATAAACTCACTGAGAGCTTTTGACTCCGATTCAATGGATGATGGCTT
This genomic window contains:
- the GEM gene encoding GTP-binding protein GEM, with the translated sequence MTLNNVAMRQGTVGMRPQQRWSIPADGRHLMVQKEPHQCSQRSRHSAAPEDHCRRSWSSDSTDSVISSESGSTYYRVVLIGEQGVGKSTLANIFAGVHDSMDSDCEVLGEDTYERTLIVDGESATIILLDMWENKGENEWLQDHCMQVGDAYLIVYSITDHASFEKASELRIQLRRARQTEDIPIILVGNKSDLVRCREVSVSEGRACAVVFDCKFIETSAAVQHNVKELFEGIVRQVRLRRDSKEKNERRLAYQKRRESIPRKARRFWGKIVAKNNKNMAFKLKSKSCHDLSVL